From Pseudomonas sp. G2-4:
CCTCAAGGGGGCGATCAAGTCGCTGTTCGAAGGCGAAATCGTCAACGCCTCCGAAAACCGTCCGGCCCTGCACACCGCCCTGCGTCGGCCGGTGGGCGATAAATTGCTGGTCAGTGGCGTCAACGTGATGCCAGACGTGCACAAAGTGCTGAACCAGATCACCGATCTGGTGGGCCGCATCCACGACGGCCTGTGGCGCGGCTACACCGAAAAGCCGATCACCGACGTGGTGAACATCGGCATCGGCGGTTCCTTCCTCGGCCCGGAGCTGGTGTCCGAAGCGCTGTTGTCCTACGCGCATAAAGGCGTTCGCTGCCACTACCTGGCGAACATCGATGGCAGTGAGTTCCACGAACTGACCATGAAGCTGCGCGCCGAGACCACACTGTTCATCGTCTCGTCGAAATCCTTCAACACCCTCGAAACCCTGAAGAACGCCCAGGCCGCTCGCGCCTGGTACCTGGCCCAGGGCGGTTCCGAAGCGGAGCTGTACCGCCACTTCATCGCGGTTTCGAGCAACAACGCTGCCGCCGTGGCCTTCGGCATCCGCGAAGAAAACATCTTCCCGATGTGGGACTGGGTCGGCGGGCGCTACTCGCTGTGGTCGGCCATCGGTTTGCCGATCGCCTTGGCCATCGGCATGTCGAACTTCAAGGAATTGCTCTCCGGGGCCTATTCCATGGACCAGCACTTCCAGAGCGCCCCGTTCGACCAGAACATGCCGGTGCTGCTGGCGCTGCTGGGCGTGTGGTACGGCAATTTCTGGGGCGCGCAAAGCCACGCGATCCTGCCGTACGACCATTACCTGCGCAACATCACCAAGCATTTGCAGCAGCTGGACATGGAATCCAACGGCAAGAGCGTGCGCCAGGACGGTACACCGGTGTCGACCGACACGGGCCCGGTGATCTGGGGTGGCGTCGGTTGCAACGGCCAGCACGCTTACCACCAGTTACTGCACCAAGGCACCCAGATGATCCCGGCCGATTTCATCGTGCCGATTGTCAGCTTCAACCCGGTGTCCGATCACCACCAGTGGCTGTATGCCAACTGCCTGTCCCAGAGCCAGGCGCTGATGCTGGGCAAGACTCGCGCCGAAGCCGAAGCCGAGCTGCGGGACAAGGGCGCGAGCGAAGAAGACGTGCAGAAACTGGCGTCTCACAAGGTGATCCCGGGCAACCGTCCGAGCAACACCCTGGTGGTCGAACGCATCAGCCCACGTCGCCTTGGCGCCCTGGTGGCGCTGTATGAACACAAGGTGTTCGTGCAAAGCGTGGTCTGGGGCATCAACGCCTTTGACCAATGGGGCGTGGAGTTGGGCAAGGAGCTGGGCAAAGGTGTCTACAACCGTCTGGTGGGCAGCGAAGAAAGCCCGGCCGAAGATGCCTCGACCCAGGGTTTGATCAACTACTTCCGCGGGCGTCATCGCGGCTGATCGTCCCACAGCTCACCGCTGATCCCTGTGGGAGCGAGCTTGCTCGCGATGGCGGTGGATCAGTTGACACTCATGTTGACTGACACACCGCCATCGCGAGCAAGCTCGCTCCCACAGTTGTTTGTGCATGACTTGAACCCTCCGGCTACTCGGCGCATCTTTATGACTTGTCGCAAAAACAAGAATAAGGAACCGTCATGTTCGATATCAGCCAGTACCCCCAAGCCGATGCCGTCCGCCGGGCGGCGCAACTGAGTCAGGACGAGTACAAGCGGCTCTACAAAGAATCCATCGAACACCCCAGTGCGTTCTGGGGCGAGCAGGCCACGCGCTTTCTCGACTGGATGACACCCTGGCAAACCGTCCAGCGCTATGACCTCAGGACCGGTGACGCCCAGTGGTTCGCGGGCGGCAAGCTGAACGTCAGCGCCAACTGCATCGACCGACACCTGGAAGCACGTGGCGACCAGACGGCGATCATCTGGGAAGGCGACAACCCCGCCGAATCGGCAGAAATCACATACAAAAAACTTCACAACCATGTGTGCCGACTGGCCAACGTGCTGAAAAGCCGTGGAGTGAAGAAAGGCGACCGGGTCTGCATCTACATGCCGATGATTCCGGAAGCGGCCTACGCCATGCTCGCCTGCACCCGCATTGGCGCGGTGCATTCGGTGGTGTTCGGCGGTTTCTCACCGGATTCCCTGCGTGACCGGATTCTCGACGCCGATTGCCGCACCGTCATCACTGCCGACGAAGGCGTGCGCGGTGGGCGCTTCATACCGCTCAAGCGCAACGTCGACAAGGCCCTGGAAGGCTGCCCGAACGTCAGCACCGTACTCGTGGTCGAGCGCACCCAGGGTGAAGTGAACTGGGTTGAGAGTCGTGACCTGTGGTACCACCAGGCCATGCACGA
This genomic window contains:
- the pgi gene encoding glucose-6-phosphate isomerase, whose product is MAYYRTPHDVTALPAWQALNDHRKAMQDFSMREAFNADPQRFSQFTLSSCGLFLDYSKNLINAQTRDLLVGLANEVDLKGAIKSLFEGEIVNASENRPALHTALRRPVGDKLLVSGVNVMPDVHKVLNQITDLVGRIHDGLWRGYTEKPITDVVNIGIGGSFLGPELVSEALLSYAHKGVRCHYLANIDGSEFHELTMKLRAETTLFIVSSKSFNTLETLKNAQAARAWYLAQGGSEAELYRHFIAVSSNNAAAVAFGIREENIFPMWDWVGGRYSLWSAIGLPIALAIGMSNFKELLSGAYSMDQHFQSAPFDQNMPVLLALLGVWYGNFWGAQSHAILPYDHYLRNITKHLQQLDMESNGKSVRQDGTPVSTDTGPVIWGGVGCNGQHAYHQLLHQGTQMIPADFIVPIVSFNPVSDHHQWLYANCLSQSQALMLGKTRAEAEAELRDKGASEEDVQKLASHKVIPGNRPSNTLVVERISPRRLGALVALYEHKVFVQSVVWGINAFDQWGVELGKELGKGVYNRLVGSEESPAEDASTQGLINYFRGRHRG